ACCTCCACAGTGGCATTGCCTAACAGGAAACCTATCAGGCTGAAGACGAAGCCCTGGGGCCTGGCCGGACGAACATAGTGTGCGTACACGTCCGTTGAGATGCTGTCGCCGGCCTGGACGGTGAGCCATTTCCTCGGGCCTATCGGTTTCCCGATCCTGGCATTCAGCCTGGCGGAGGCCTTGCCATTGTAGGCGTGCGCGGCGTCCAGGTGCCTGGTCTCCGCCACGTTGGAGAACTCCTCCTCCTCCTCCGGGGCGGCCATCTGCTCCATGGTCACGGTGCCGTTCTCGTTGTCCCCGGGGCTGAAGGTCAGGCGCACGTTGCCCTGATGGTCCTTCAGGAAATACTCATAGTAGAAGCTCCCGTTCCTTTTCACCCTCCGGCCTTCGGCGGTGGGGTAATAAGCCAGAGCGTCACCACCCGTGTTGGTCCTCTCATACACAAAGCCGTTGGCGTAGCTGGTAGTCTGGGTGTTGGCTCCCACCTTCACTACCCGCTGTACCACATTTCCGGTGGCGTCATAGACATAGGTAGCCTTGTCAGTGCCGGCCACCGCCTCCTTCACCTTGTTGAGGATATTATAGCTTAAATTGATGCCTTTGTTGTAATCCTGCAACTGGCTTCCGTTCTCATCATAGGTGTACTCGGTGGCCAGAGACGCCCCGTTCTTGAAACCGACAGGCGTCGTACCTCCCGTAGTTGCATTGTCTACCACTTGCACCAACCGGTTGCCTGCGGGAGCGGCGGGGTTGGAGGAGGTACTGTAGAGATAGGTCAAACCGTCGATTTTAGTGGGACCGGTTCCTCCCGCCGCCCAACTGTACCTGTCCAGGGTGCGCATGTTGCCGTTGGCGTCATAGGTTAGGTTCTTCTCATCGTAGCCGCCCGCTTCCTCCGTCCAGGGAGTTCCGTCCGAGTTCCGGGCCTTGTAGAAGGCACCCTTCATCCGGCCGATGGCGTCATACTCCATTCGGTAGCTTCTCTCCCGCTGGCCTATCTGCCGGGCGGTCGCTGTCAGGTTGGGGTTCTGGTCCTTTACCTTCCACTTCACCCCGCTCACCAGACCGTCCCAGCGGCCGATGTTACCCAGACCCTGGTCCTGGCCCTCATACAGAATCTCCAACCCGAACAAGTCGTTGATGGCGTCTCCCTGGTTGATGCCCGTCATACCCAGCTCACTACCGTTTATCCTCCTCAGGCGGCCGTTAATGTCATAGCGGAAGTCGACGCTCTGCAGAAATGGGTCTTCTAGGGTTTCCATCATTCCCGGTCCGGCCGGAGGGGTCACTTTCGCGTGCATGTCCTTCTCTACCAGCTGACCCAGCTCGTTGTACTGGTACTGCCCCAGGATTACCTCCTGCACCGGCAAGGAGGGATCCTCTATGCTTGTCTGGCGCACTTCCAACAGGCGCCCGGCGTGGTCATACTTCTGCTTGTTTTCCACTTTCACCGTCGCGGCGGGTGTGGAGTGCCTCGCAAACGACTGCACGGTTTTTCCCTCAAAATCAAATACGCTAGTACGTCGGTCCAAACCTCCCAGGATGTTGTCCGCCACCGTCTGGACTACCCGACCGAACTCGTCATAGTAGAACACCTGCTTCAGCGTAAGGGGGGAGCTGGCGTCTATGACTTTGATCTCCTTCCCGGTCAGCATCCCGAAGGTTTTCTCTGTTTTGGATAGACCCGCGGCGTCTGCATTATCATAGGCATATAAGGACTGTCCAGCTATGAACCCATAACTGTCGTATAGGTTCTTCACAAGGAGCTCCAGGTTAATCGAAGGAAACGCATACCCGCTGGCCGCAGTGGCTTGGCTTTGCATCTGCGCCTGGCTTAATGTACTCCCTGCGGAATACAGTCCCTCCTCCGTCAGCCTACCCAGATCGTCATATTTGTTGTAATACCACTTGTTGGCCGCTCTCTGCTTTCCGTCCTGGGTCATGATAAGCCTGTCTGCCTTGTCATACACGAGGTACTGCGCCTGGGCGCCAGGTACCTGCTTCTGGGCTAGCCTCCCCAGGTCATCGTATACATAGGAGAAGACCCATTTGGAGATGAAGGCTGGATCTGTATTTAGTTTCCACGTTTGGGTGGAGGCCTTTTGCAGCTCCACTACCGCCTGGGGCGGCACCTGGTACTTCAGGCGGCCCGCCTCGTCATACACATAGTAGGTCTCCAGCCATGGAACCGATACACCGTCTACCGTCTCGCCCAGTTGCTGTCTGGTCAGCACCCTCCTGCCCGATTTGTCCGAGAAGGACTGTAGCTTCTTGCCCTCCGCGTTGGTCACCTCCTCCATCAGAAGGGAGTTGGCCGCATAAAAGGTGGAGCCGTCGCCGTCGGGCTTCCAGAAACGGACCTCGTTGGCCCCGTTCGTGTGAACCGCGGATGTGGTGCTTTTCTGAGCCCAGGCCTCCCCCACGGGAATGCTTTTGAGGACTGCCCCGACAGGGGATTTCTCTCGTACGGTCTCAGACCATGGCCGGCTGTCCTCCTTTATCTCGGGCGTCTCCGTGTCAGAAAGGTTCTTCACCCTGTAGAATTCCGACTGGGCGGCAAGGGCGCCCGTTTTCATGCGGCCGTCGCTTCCCTGCACATAGGGCAGGTACTGTTTGGCCACTTCCCCGAAGGCGTCATAAGCTATCGGCTGCACGATATCCTTTCCGAGGGGGCTCGCCGTGATCGCCACCGACTGGATGGGCCTGCCGAGCCCGTCCAGGTAGGTGACCGACCGCCTGAATTTACTAGGGGCTAGCGATTTCGTGCCCTGAGCCGTTATGACTCCTTCCTCAATAATCTGGGTCGAGACGATCGCGTTGACCCCCTGGCGCCCGAGCCCATAGATCACCTTCGCCCACACCTTGGTCGGGGCGGAAAGACAGCCATTCTTCAGTGCCCTGACCGCGTATTGCCGGTCACCCACCAGATGCCCTGTGCTGAAAGAAGGACCGGTCCCCAGGATATTGGAGGTGATCTCTCCGTACTGGTTGACCTCATACCAGTTGTACTCGCTGCCGTCCTGGTTCATCACCTGCAAGATCACCTCCCCGGCCTGCAGCCTGGACACGTCCGGCACGTCTGGAGCAGATGGAACCGGGTTCACTACCACTGTCACCTGCTTCGTATCTGAACAATTCCCTGAGTATCCTGTGACCGTATAAGTGGTGGTCACGGACGGGCTGACGGTAAAGGAGGGGCCCGAGCCATAGACACCGCCGCCGCTCCAGTATATGTCCGTGGCCCCGCTGGCGCCCAATACGACGGATCCGCCCTGGCATATGGTAGAGCTGCTCTGTGTCACCACAAGGCTGGCGGGCTGCTGGACCGTCTCCTCGTAATAGGCGGAGGAGAAGCCATGCTCCCCGAAACAGCCCGTGGCATCCACGTAGATTGATCCGAAAGAGGAGTTCCATTGCACTTCAATGGAACTCCCATAGTTGTTAATTATCTCTCCACCGCTCACAGACCAATAATAGGCGCTACAGTTGGCTCCGTCCCCGCTCACGTAATAGTACTGGGTCCCCTGCGCGCACGCGCCGCCATAGGGACCCACTATGTAGAAATCAGTCTGGGCAATGGCCTTTTCAGAGACAAGCGTGAAGAGGAAGAATGAAAGAAGAAGTAAAAATTTTCGGCTGGAGATTTTTGAAGAGGGCATCTTAGCTCTTGATGATTGTAAAGATTCTGGAAGTTGGATCTTACCGGCTGTTTCTATTGGCTGCATGGTCTCTGGCTGTAACTTGCAGTAAAGTGCCACACAGTTGAATAATTTGCTCTTCCAGCTGAGCCCACCCTGACCACGCAGCGTATGGCATAGCTCGTTTTGTTGAAGGCGGTCGAGGCTGAGAATGTACTTCCGGTTGCACCGAGTATATCTGGGAAGGTTTTCCCGCCATCTATGCTCTTCTGCCATTGGTAGGTGATGGTGGCGCCTGCAGGGTGGCCGGTGACCCCAGTGATGCTGTAGGTCGTGGCAGTCGTAGAGGGATTGTTACCAATACCACAGGGATGCTGCACCGGAGCATTTATTCCGCACAGGTCGATCTCCGACGGACCCGTTACGCAGTAGCTTAAACTCAACGCTTGTTCATAGACGGTGATTGACTTCACCAGAGTCACCTGCCCATGGTTAGGGGTTATGACCGTTACGGTAACCGGATACCCAAACTCCTTAATGGTAAGGTTGGATGAGCTTTCAGAGGTGTTTTGGAACACATGGCTCATCTGGGCGCCCCCCCAGACGTCACCTGTCCCGTCTCCAAAGTTCCATTTGTACTGGTAACCATCCCCCACCTCGCAGGACGTGACTTTGAAAATAACGGGGGTCACCGTGACGTAATCCTGGTATTTAATTGCGGCTGAGTTGGGGACTGCCTCCAGCTCCGCCGAGATGTTGGACTTCTGGTCCCATAACAGCTTCTCCTGAACCGTCCTTATCTGGTCCCTGTGGTCCCGCTCATACAGCAGGTTGCCTAAGCGGTCATACTCCCTGGAGGCGAACCGCCCGTTCATGTCCGTCTGACGAACCAGCTGCCCCGCCGGGTTGAACGCACTGGTTGCAACCTGGGCGGTGGCCGGCCAGAAGGTCAGGTCATCGATCAGGACCTCCTGTGCATCCACCGACTCCAGCTCGAAGGTCACCGTGCCGGAGAGCCCTGCCACGGAGATCGGGTTCACCTCCACCATCTGCCAGTCCCCGCCCTGGTAGGCGACGGCCACCGGTGCAAGCACCTGACCGTTTGAGCTTTTAAGATGTATGCGCAGGCTACCGGGTGCGCTGGCCTTCACCCAGGCGCGGAACCTATAAGCAGGATGTGCGCCTACCGACAGGTTCTGCCACATCTTCTGACCCTGGGTAAGTTTCTTAACAGAAAGTCCCTGTCCCCGGCCTTCCACCAATACACCGTTTCCGCCGAGCCCATACCTAGAGCCTGACTCGAACCCGTCGTGGAGGACCTCGTTCGCCTGGGCACCGACGATTGACAAGGTTGGCAGCGTCCCGCCGTGGGACAGGTGGGTAGCCTGGACCCGGCCGGCGCCTTTTCTACTGCTAACGCCTAAGGGTTGGAAGTCATCGTCATATCCTATGTTTCGGCTCTGCTCAAGGTAACTCGGATTTGCGTCCGGCGTGAACCCGGGCCCCTGGTTGGACCGGCGGAAGGTAGCCGTCGGGAGTGCCGGGTTGAAGCTGTGAACGGAGCTCGCCAGCGGGTAGGGCTTCCCGAAGAAGGAATACCTCACCAGCGTAGCCTGCGACACCTTCTCCACTCCGTCCCCGCCTTTCACCGTCTGCACCACCTCCACCGGGGTACCTAACTGGTTGGCAGTTTTCAGGGCCAGGATGGCCTTCTCCTCCTCATTGGTGGTGGAGGTGCTGATGGAATAGTCCTTGGGGTAGTAGAAATAGCTTTTGACCTCCGAGTTATCACTGGCAATGGAACTGGTGCTTGCCAAAAGCCTGCCCCCGTAGGTGTACTTTTTGGAGGTCGTGACGCTGGCGCTGTGATTCGGTCCGACGAACAGGGTCTCCCTCTCCTCAGAGAGCGCGCTTGCAACCTGCGTGTTCAGGACGTATTTGGCATAGGCGAAAGCCTGCGGGGCCGCTGACGAGACGGTGGTGTACCGGTTTCTCACCTCGTCGTATTGCTGGTAGGTCACGCAGGTGGGCAACGGTTCCGCCACCACGCCATATACTGGCAAAGCGGAGCCGGCCGGTAGGCGGGTGTAGAAGTACTCCTTCATGGAAACGGGTTCCGCCGGTTTGTTCAGCGCCGGCTCGGCCTCCGTGAACATGCTCACCTTGGTGAGAAGCCCCCTTTCAAAGTCATAGTTAGGGGAAGGGGCGAATGGGAAAGTATAGGGTCCGCCCCCCATGGCCCCGATGTCGGGGCAGAGGCTTGAGCCGGTGCTGTTGTCAAACGTCAAAGCAAGGGAGGAGGAAGTCTCTTTCCAGTCAGCCGTCGGCGCTCCTCCCCAGGCCCCCGCCACGCGGTACTCATACTCCGTCCGGCCCTTCCCGGCGACACGCTCGGTCACCTTGCTGTACACCACGGCGCCGGTCTCCAATCCGTTGGGTTTCGACAGGTCGGACTCCGAGCGCACCAGAAGCATGTCCCAAAGACTCACCTCGGTGCGGGCCCCGGCGCTCACCTCGTTGCGCAACTGGTTGTAGGTCTTCCCGGTGGCTTCAAGTGACCCAATCCCCCTATAAAAGCCCGTGGGAATGGTGAACTGCGGCATGGTGATCAATACCCCGCTGGTAGCCCCGCTGGAAGACTCGTATTGATACTCCTTCGTAAGCACTTGGCTGTCATTGCCAAGTCCCTCTTTCATGCTTATCCTATGAATCCTGATCCCTGCGCCCTCTTTGAAGCCGCTGCCCCAGACGAACCGGTTAGGCTGGTACTCGAAATCGATCGAGCCACCTGAAGGTAGCACGACGCTCTTCAAGGTTCCGATGTCCGTCTTGGAACCGTCCGCGGCCCGGTCGGCTCCGGCCAGCACCACCTGCTGGCCGGCGTACGCAGGCAAGGGAATGGTCTGGTACCTGCGCTCCGCGGCTTCGCTCGGGTACACGTAAAGTTTTGGCCTCAGCGTGAGGTTGGATGATCCGAAGAACCCCCAGAGGTCCACCGACTTTGACCCGGCTGCCGGGAATAAGGAGGGATCTTTGTACACGAACCTGTAGGGCGGGTTCTTCTGGCAGTCATTCTCCTCCGTCACGGCGCTCAGGTAGAACAGTCCGTTCGTCTCCTTCGTGGCATAGTCATACTCCAACAGGATCTTCCGCAACAGAACCTCGGTGGCGCCGCTTTTATAGTAGTGGCCTATCTCCCTGTTATCTATGAATTTGACGATGCTGCTTCCCCCACTGATCGAGAGGAGTTTCCTTTTGTAGACCCTGGTCGTGAGGGTGTATTCACCCACCCCTTCGCAGGAGGCCTGTGAGACGCAGTTGACGTGCATCTTCTCCGCCTTCGTGTTATACTCAGGGTCCAGTGAGCTAGCCGGTGCGTAGGCGTAGGCTGCGATCTCCCTTTTGGTGGGGGAATATATCTTGGCTAGGCGCCAGGAGGAGTTATAGCTGGTGGCGATGCCGTAGTTCCTGTAGTCATAGGCCATGTATTGGACCGTCCCTGGGTTCCCGGAGAGGGAGCTGGAGGCCGTGCTGGACCGCTCGGCCTCACTGAAATGGTACTCGTACCCATTGTCGCTTTTTACCACGAAGGAGGTGATCTCCCCGGTGGCCGAACGGGCATAGGTAATCTGAAGTTCCTGGCCAGACAGCACCCGGATGTTCTTGCTGTTGTCATAGACGAAGGTGGCCGAAAGCCCCGGTGCGCTGACCGAGTAGACGTCCGGCTCAGAGTCGTAAAGGGGAACCGAGCTTTGCCACGTGCTCCCCCAGTTGTTGGTGACCGTGTTCCAGATGGATCCCGTGCTCGCGCAAGAGGAGGCCGTCGACTGGATGAAGGGCGATACTTTCTCCGCGCCGCCCTCCAGCCAGCCGCGCCGTGAATCGACGCTCGTCGGCTTCATGTCATCCGGAAGGCCCATGACGACCCTGGAGATCTGTCCCGTCCCATAGAGCGACCAGCCTATCCCGTATTCGTCCGGCGTCTGGCCGACCATGACGCCGCTGGCGGTGTAGCTGAGGCCGATGCTCACTGGGATACCCTCTGTGGAGATTGTGGTTAAGGGTATAGCATACCCCATGGTGCCCGTCTGGTGGTCGACTGACACATTGGGCTGGGAGAGGCCTGAAAAGGAATGGGACAGCAATAGTAAAACTAACGCGGGAAACTTACGTAATAGCATTGGGATAAGAATATTATGCAAGTTCCCACTTTGCATAGTCTCTCCTAGGGAAAACTTACATTTTTTATATCTAAAATTATAATGATATAAATTATAATTTTATAGCTATCATATGTCTCTAGAATCATATTCCCCTCTTATATATCTATATATTTTGCTATAAATCCTAATTAGTAACATTGCATCTATTGGACCATTTCCTCTATCTCAATAGAGATTAACTCGGCCTCCTTCTTTTATATTAAGACCAATATTTCTAACGTCTGTGAGATTGACCACAGTTAGAGGATTAAACATAAGAAATTGAGGAACAGCCATACCGAAACCTAGGGCTTATTACTCAGCACATTACTTTATTAGCCTATAACGGCTCTTATGTAAAATACGAAGGCCCAATAGTTTTCCTTATTTTACATAAGAGCCGTTATGAGATTGTTGAAATCTTTCTAACAACAACAATTCATATCAATTATCCATACTTATAATGACTGAGTTGTATAACTTTTGACAAAGATTATATAACAGTGTATGACAGAATTGTTTATACTTTTGTGAAAAGAAGCTGACTAGATTGACAACCCTTCCAGGTAGTTAACGTTTTGGCACTGATACTTATCCAGCCGAATGACCTTACTGCAGAGATTCCTACACCTAAGCCTGATCGTTGCCATCTCAATGGCGTCGATGGGGTTCCGCGTGGCCGGGTCTCAGTGCGCTGGGGGCAACAGTGTTGAGATAGGCTTTTTCGCGGAACCAAGCTGCTGCTGCAAAAAGGGTTCGAAAGGCCCGATGAAGTCTTGTGAAGATTTCTCCTGTGTGATGCCCCGCGGGGCAATGGCCCAAAGTAATTTCAACTCTCCCACCCAACAGATTGCCCAAGTAGCGAATGATCCGGCGGGCTTTCCAAGCTTTGCCGAAGCCATCCGTCCGGTTATCCTGGAATCAATTCCCCATGTCACCCTGCCCCCGCCCATCTCCGGGCGAGACATCGGCATCCTGCACCAGACTTTCCTTATTTGATTTCCTTTCTTTTTAGAAGCCGCGCCTAACCTTTCCATTGGGCTGCCTTCTATCCTGTAAATTCGATTCAGCGATCTAGATCAGAGCGATTGGCTTCCTTTGTCCAATATGTAACCTGACGTTTGAAGGCGTTGCTTTTACCCTCGCCTCTAAGGGGCAATGCTATCCTGATTCCGAAATTTACTGCCTTATCAACCTTGCCAGATAGAGCCCCTCAGCTCAGAAACACTGAGGCTGACTCTTGTCTATTTTTATTGTTTGCAGAGCGCTTTTGGGCCCTGTAGGCTAAGTCTGTGTTTTTTAAACTTCAAACCATACCTTTTTATGAAATCTCTGAAAGTAACCTTTGCATTTGCCTTCTTCGGCTTGACTTTATTCTCATCATGCAACAACTCTGGAACTGAGCAGAAAACAGCCGAGGGAACAACCTCAGAGGCGCAGGTGGCGGGCGTTACCTACACATGCCCCATGCACCCGGAAGTGGTGAGCGATGTGAAGGGAAAATGCCCTAAGTGCGGCATGTTCCTGGAAGAGGTGAAGCCAGGCGAAAAGCTGGATTCTGCCGCCGCCGCTCAACAGCACCATGAGGGCGAAGAGCAACACTAATCGCTTATGGTTTAATGGTTAAACCGTAAGGTGAGACCAAAGCGTTTATGCCGTTTTTGGGCTGTTTTCTGTAAAACAGCCCAAAAACGCAAAACCGTCAATGCCAAATAACTTACCTATTTTATGATTGGCAAATTAATTTCCTTTTCCCTCCGCAACCGGATGATTGTGTTGCTCATTGCGGCAGGCATGTTCGGTTGGGGGGCTTATTCAGTCACCACCAGTAAGGTGGACGCCATCCCTGACTTATCTGAGAACCAGGTGATCGTGTTCACCGAGTGGATGGGCCGAAGCCCTCAGATCATAGAGGACCAGGTCACGTACCCGCTGGTCACCAACCTGCAGGGCATGCCGCAGGTCAAGTATGTGCGGGGCGTCTCCATGTTCGGGATGAGCTTCATCTATATCATCTTTGATGATAAAACAGACATCTACTGGGCCCGGGAACGGGTGCTGGAGCGGCTCAACTACGCCAACCGCCTGTTGCCCGAAGGGGCCATCCCAACCCTGGGACCGGACGGTA
The nucleotide sequence above comes from Nibribacter ruber. Encoded proteins:
- a CDS encoding heavy metal-binding domain-containing protein is translated as MKSLKVTFAFAFFGLTLFSSCNNSGTEQKTAEGTTSEAQVAGVTYTCPMHPEVVSDVKGKCPKCGMFLEEVKPGEKLDSAAAAQQHHEGEEQH
- a CDS encoding PKD domain-containing protein — its product is MLLRKFPALVLLLLSHSFSGLSQPNVSVDHQTGTMGYAIPLTTISTEGIPVSIGLSYTASGVMVGQTPDEYGIGWSLYGTGQISRVVMGLPDDMKPTSVDSRRGWLEGGAEKVSPFIQSTASSCASTGSIWNTVTNNWGSTWQSSVPLYDSEPDVYSVSAPGLSATFVYDNSKNIRVLSGQELQITYARSATGEITSFVVKSDNGYEYHFSEAERSSTASSSLSGNPGTVQYMAYDYRNYGIATSYNSSWRLAKIYSPTKREIAAYAYAPASSLDPEYNTKAEKMHVNCVSQASCEGVGEYTLTTRVYKRKLLSISGGSSIVKFIDNREIGHYYKSGATEVLLRKILLEYDYATKETNGLFYLSAVTEENDCQKNPPYRFVYKDPSLFPAAGSKSVDLWGFFGSSNLTLRPKLYVYPSEAAERRYQTIPLPAYAGQQVVLAGADRAADGSKTDIGTLKSVVLPSGGSIDFEYQPNRFVWGSGFKEGAGIRIHRISMKEGLGNDSQVLTKEYQYESSSGATSGVLITMPQFTIPTGFYRGIGSLEATGKTYNQLRNEVSAGARTEVSLWDMLLVRSESDLSKPNGLETGAVVYSKVTERVAGKGRTEYEYRVAGAWGGAPTADWKETSSSLALTFDNSTGSSLCPDIGAMGGGPYTFPFAPSPNYDFERGLLTKVSMFTEAEPALNKPAEPVSMKEYFYTRLPAGSALPVYGVVAEPLPTCVTYQQYDEVRNRYTTVSSAAPQAFAYAKYVLNTQVASALSEERETLFVGPNHSASVTTSKKYTYGGRLLASTSSIASDNSEVKSYFYYPKDYSISTSTTNEEEKAILALKTANQLGTPVEVVQTVKGGDGVEKVSQATLVRYSFFGKPYPLASSVHSFNPALPTATFRRSNQGPGFTPDANPSYLEQSRNIGYDDDFQPLGVSSRKGAGRVQATHLSHGGTLPTLSIVGAQANEVLHDGFESGSRYGLGGNGVLVEGRGQGLSVKKLTQGQKMWQNLSVGAHPAYRFRAWVKASAPGSLRIHLKSSNGQVLAPVAVAYQGGDWQMVEVNPISVAGLSGTVTFELESVDAQEVLIDDLTFWPATAQVATSAFNPAGQLVRQTDMNGRFASREYDRLGNLLYERDHRDQIRTVQEKLLWDQKSNISAELEAVPNSAAIKYQDYVTVTPVIFKVTSCEVGDGYQYKWNFGDGTGDVWGGAQMSHVFQNTSESSSNLTIKEFGYPVTVTVITPNHGQVTLVKSITVYEQALSLSYCVTGPSEIDLCGINAPVQHPCGIGNNPSTTATTYSITGVTGHPAGATITYQWQKSIDGGKTFPDILGATGSTFSASTAFNKTSYAIRCVVRVGSAGRANYSTVWHFTASYSQRPCSQ
- a CDS encoding DUF6443 domain-containing protein — translated: MNQDGSEYNWYEVNQYGEITSNILGTGPSFSTGHLVGDRQYAVRALKNGCLSAPTKVWAKVIYGLGRQGVNAIVSTQIIEEGVITAQGTKSLAPSKFRRSVTYLDGLGRPIQSVAITASPLGKDIVQPIAYDAFGEVAKQYLPYVQGSDGRMKTGALAAQSEFYRVKNLSDTETPEIKEDSRPWSETVREKSPVGAVLKSIPVGEAWAQKSTTSAVHTNGANEVRFWKPDGDGSTFYAANSLLMEEVTNAEGKKLQSFSDKSGRRVLTRQQLGETVDGVSVPWLETYYVYDEAGRLKYQVPPQAVVELQKASTQTWKLNTDPAFISKWVFSYVYDDLGRLAQKQVPGAQAQYLVYDKADRLIMTQDGKQRAANKWYYNKYDDLGRLTEEGLYSAGSTLSQAQMQSQATAASGYAFPSINLELLVKNLYDSYGFIAGQSLYAYDNADAAGLSKTEKTFGMLTGKEIKVIDASSPLTLKQVFYYDEFGRVVQTVADNILGGLDRRTSVFDFEGKTVQSFARHSTPAATVKVENKQKYDHAGRLLEVRQTSIEDPSLPVQEVILGQYQYNELGQLVEKDMHAKVTPPAGPGMMETLEDPFLQSVDFRYDINGRLRRINGSELGMTGINQGDAINDLFGLEILYEGQDQGLGNIGRWDGLVSGVKWKVKDQNPNLTATARQIGQRERSYRMEYDAIGRMKGAFYKARNSDGTPWTEEAGGYDEKNLTYDANGNMRTLDRYSWAAGGTGPTKIDGLTYLYSTSSNPAAPAGNRLVQVVDNATTGGTTPVGFKNGASLATEYTYDENGSQLQDYNKGINLSYNILNKVKEAVAGTDKATYVYDATGNVVQRVVKVGANTQTTSYANGFVYERTNTGGDALAYYPTAEGRRVKRNGSFYYEYFLKDHQGNVRLTFSPGDNENGTVTMEQMAAPEEEEEFSNVAETRHLDAAHAYNGKASARLNARIGKPIGPRKWLTVQAGDSISTDVYAHYVRPARPQGFVFSLIGFLLGNATVEVKDRRQDGAVQKGKNKITPYLGVGTGLALAPLVQHKAEEGVPKAYLRILVYDQDSNFVKSFERPITKEAKGGWENLALHYRAEQKGFVEVMVVNEGEEDVFFDAMRVGQLVPMVTQENHYYPFGMKLQGIAAGVLESPENPNRNLYNGGVELQDFTQTYGTHYRHYDPVLGRFQGVDPLADQFGSWNPYQFGYNSPVSFNDPLGDLVTNNVYNGRLVNARDDLGRRHWENSPDGQAAAMLFAGEGNDMNLISLGFIDRSEVPTTQEYLRDKLLTNPGKTFARDENNNWRELIISTEFSSYTEGNGWINNGAGGEYYFEGRTQYYATQTTSMKTLTNLRIQGSGWSTFFKNSNTTLGVGGVLYGGLELTMSNKYFWTNAKGDFQSTKILEKGLNGKYVRGVQGFRNGQNSAIKVARNFKVAGLALSAVSAGVTIGLAVNYYSNGGVGHDVMLKAGLDLAMAGVGLMGPIGFGISTAYFIADTAGVFGDWGDPTKLK